The Leptospiraceae bacterium genome includes the window GGAGCATCCATGTTTAAGGGGATTAACTCAAATTTTTTACAAAATATCGGTGAAAATAATATCCAGATAACCAAAGAAATTTTGCAAAGTAAAAATATACCTATTATTGTAGAGGATATCGGCGGGCACGATGGAAGAACTATTAGTTTGTATTTGGACGATGGAAGGATTCTGTTAAAAAAAGGTGGAGTGGAAAAATATTTATATAAAGTAAAATAAACGATGAAAGAAAAAATTGATGCAGTTCTGAGCGATGTAAATAAATTACCATCTATTTCTAATGTAGTTATTAAAGTAATGGAAATGGTGAGAGACCCTGCGGTGTCTATACAGGATCTTGCTACTGAAATATCTAAAGACCCTGCGATTACTGCAACTATCATTAAGCTTTCTAACTCAGCTTATTATAGAGCAAGTAAACCAATTAAAACAGTACAAGAATCACTTATGACTCTTGGAATCAAAGTTGTAAAAGAAATTATTTTAGTTACAGCCGCTAAGGGTATTTTTTATAAAGATGTACAAGGGTATCAAATTGAAGCAGAGGCAATGTGGTTGCATTCTTTAATTGTAGCCGAGCTTTCTTTTAGAATTTCCCAGCACAAAAAATTGACCTTACCGAAAGACTTAGTTTTCACTGCGGGTCTCTTGCACGATGTAGGGAAAATGATTATGGCTCAATTTTTCCCATCAGTTTTATTTAATATAAAAAATGAGGTAAAGGATTCAAAAGAGCCGTTCACTGAATTAGAAAAAAAATATTTTGGTTACGACCATCAAGAAGTAGGAAAGAAAGCTCTTGAGAAATGGAATTTTCCTGAAGAGTTAATCGAAGTTATTGCATATCATCACAACCCCGAGGAAGCTAAAAAATTTCCTTTACTCACAGCAGTAGTCCATATTGCAAATACCATAGCCATAGTGTCTGGAGTAGGGATTGATATT containing:
- a CDS encoding HDOD domain-containing protein yields the protein MKEKIDAVLSDVNKLPSISNVVIKVMEMVRDPAVSIQDLATEISKDPAITATIIKLSNSAYYRASKPIKTVQESLMTLGIKVVKEIILVTAAKGIFYKDVQGYQIEAEAMWLHSLIVAELSFRISQHKKLTLPKDLVFTAGLLHDVGKMIMAQFFPSVLFNIKNEVKDSKEPFTELEKKYFGYDHQEVGKKALEKWNFPEELIEVIAYHHNPEEAKKFPLLTAVVHIANTIAIVSGVGIDIGGISQPLSKVALQVTGVTEKDLQDYYLMIPDLEKSLAELKSI